The proteins below come from a single Triticum aestivum cultivar Chinese Spring chromosome 5D, IWGSC CS RefSeq v2.1, whole genome shotgun sequence genomic window:
- the LOC123120313 gene encoding UDP-glycosyltransferase 75C1, which translates to MADAERQQHGPGDGGRPHFLIVAYGIQSHLNPCRVLARRLVQLHDADGSGPVLATLSVPLFTHRRMFPLSGNGEPEGAEAADGAISSLPFSDGVDDGTTARGPEERARRRRASAESLFEVVARLASRGRPVTCIVCSMMLPWALDVAREHAIPLAVFWIQPATVLATYYHYFHGYGELIASHAADPAYEVTLPGLSRPLRIRDFPSFLVDTTGGEVGKVVNAVFCELFEFMDEQRRNVKVLVNTFDELEPAALAAMREHMDVFAVGPVVGSSADARIHLFNHAGDDKMRYMEWLGAQPARSVVYVSFGSIWTYSKQQMEEIADGLRRCGRPYLLVVRKDGRQEDVSRCLEDVVQERKGMVVEWCDQPEVLSHPSVGCFVTHCGWNSTLEAMALGVAVVAAPSTFDQPTNAMLIEEEWAAGVRGERNGEGIFSGPELARCVELVMGDGARAVEVRKKVESLKGMARDAMAPGGPAERNLRSFVMEVQSSDEARRKDTNTISPQP; encoded by the coding sequence ATGGCCGACGCGGAACGCCAGCAGCACGGCCCAGGCGACGGCGGGCGCCCCCACTTCCTCATCGTGGCCTACGGCATCCAGAGCCACCTCAACCCGTGCCGCGTCCTCGCGCGCCGCCTCGTGCAGCTCCACGATGCGGACGGCTCAGGCCCCGTCCTCGCCACGCTCTCGGTCCCGCTGTTCACCCACCGCCGCATGTTCCCTTTGTCCGGCAACGGCGAGCCGGAGGGGGCGGAGGCCGCAGACGGTGCCATCTCCTCCCTTCCCTTCTCCGACGGCGTCGACGACGGCACCACCGCCAGGGGCCCCGAGGAGagggcgcgccgccgccgcgcgtccGCCGAGAGCCTCTTTGAGGTCGTCGCGCGCCTCGCCTCCCGCGGCCGGCCCGTTACGTGCATCGTGTGCAGCATGATGCTCCCCTGGGCACTGGACGTCGCGCGGGAGCACGCCATCCCGTTGGCCGTGTTTTGGATACAGCCGGCAACCGTCCTCGCCACCTACTACCACTACTTCCACGGTTACGGCGAGCTCATCGCGTCCCACGCCGCCGACCCCGCGTACGAGGTGACTCTGCCCGGGCTGAGCAGGCCTCTCAGGATCCGTGACTTCCCGTCATTCCTCGTCGACACGACCGGAGGTGAGGTGGGCAAGGTCGTCAACGCGGTGTTCTGTGAGCTGTTCGAGTTCATGGACGAGCAGAGGCGGAATGTCAAGGTCCTCGTGAACACTTTCGACGAACTGGAGCCGGCAGCGCTGGCGGCCATGAGGGAGCACATGGATGTGTTCGCCGTCGGCCCCGTGGTCGGGTCTTCGGCCGACGCGCGGATCCATCTGTTTAACCACGCTGGTGACGACAAGATGAGGTACATGGAGTGGCTCGGGGCGCAGCCGGCGAGGTCGGTGGTGTACGTCTCGTTCGGCAGCATATGGACGTACAGCAAGCAGCAGATGGAGGAGATCGCGGACGGGCTGCGGCGGTGCGGACGGCCGTACCTGCTCGTGGTGCGCAAGGACGGGCGGCAGGAGGACGTGAGCCGCTGCCTCGAGGACGTcgtgcaggagaggaagggcatgGTGGTGGAGTGGTGCGACCAGCCGGAGGTCCTCTCGCACCCGTCCGTGGGGTGCTTCGTCACCCACTGCGGGTGGAACTCGACGCTCGAGGCCATGGCGCTGGGCGTGGCTGTCGTCGCCGCGCCGAGCACGTTCGACCAGCCGACGAACGCGATGTTGATAGAGGAGGAGTGGGCTGCCGGCGTTAGGGGAGAGCGCAACGGCGAGGGCATCTTCTCCGGGCCGGAGCTGGCGAGGTGCGTTGAGCTGGTCATGGGCGACGGCGCGAGGGCCGTGGAGGTCAGGAAAAAAGTGGAGTCTCTGAAAGGGATGGCGCGGGATGCAATGGCTCCCGGAGGGCCGGCGGAAAGAAACCTCCGAAGCTTCGTCATGGAGGTCCAAAGTTCGGATGAAGCTCGCAGGAAGGATACAAACACCATAAGTCCACAACCATGA